The sequence below is a genomic window from Candidatus Cloacimonadota bacterium.
CAGGATGTGTTTCTTCAAGTATCCGCAGCATAAGAGATACAAAGCACTGATTTGCACAGAAGTGAACCTGGGAGAAATGGAGATTCTCAGCATATACCTGCGCCGCTGGTCTATAGAGGTCGTATTCAAAGACCTCAAACAGCACTTTGGTTATGATCAGAGCAAGTCTTCCAAGTATGCTCCACAAATCGCAGACCTGACCATCAGATGTGTCTTCTACGTCATGTTCTGCTCAATGAAGTATGACTATCCATCCAAAAGCACCGAACAACTACTGATTGAATTCTATTCCGAAATTGAAGATAACTGGCTGGATATCTTGTGCTCCCTTGTCTTCATCAACAATGCGAAACGCTTGCTTCAGTATGCATTATCACTTGGATACAGTGACCTGGCGCAGCTCCTGAACGAATATGACCTCGTGATGAAGCATTTCATGCACAGTCACTGGTATGAAGACGAAATAGAAGAGATGGATAAATCCATAACTACCTGGAAAGGC
It includes:
- a CDS encoding transposase, translating into RMCFFKYPQHKRYKALICTEVNLGEMEILSIYLRRWSIEVVFKDLKQHFGYDQSKSSKYAPQIADLTIRCVFYVMFCSMKYDYPSKSTEQLLIEFYSEIEDNWLDILCSLVFINNAKRLLQYALSLGYSDLAQLLNEYDLVMKHFMHSHWYEDEIEEMDKSITTWKGYRNAP